A window of the Cystobacter fuscus genome harbors these coding sequences:
- a CDS encoding helix-turn-helix transcriptional regulator encodes MAGSSRSELGDFLRSRRERLHPETVGLPGGRKRRTPGLKREEVAQLAGIGIDWYVRLEQGRTVSPSVATIDALARALRLDKAEHAHLRELARNADHRAFCRETVPDVIHRMLQGLEHPAYVTGRRWDVLAWNAAAADLFMDFGRLAEADRNVLVYVLSDPGARRIFGASWADEARRMVAQFRATHDLWADDPAFLELLERLRSKSPEFALWWEAHDIRQVAAGQKLLNHPQKGALRFEYASFQSNDNPALKLVIYTPG; translated from the coding sequence ATGGCGGGCTCGAGCCGAAGCGAACTCGGCGACTTCCTCCGATCGCGACGAGAACGATTGCACCCCGAGACCGTGGGTCTGCCCGGGGGGCGCAAGCGCCGCACGCCGGGCTTGAAACGGGAGGAGGTCGCCCAGCTCGCGGGCATCGGCATCGACTGGTACGTCCGGCTGGAACAGGGCCGGACCGTCAGTCCCTCTGTCGCGACGATCGATGCGCTGGCCCGCGCATTGCGCCTCGACAAGGCCGAGCACGCCCACTTGAGGGAGCTGGCGCGCAACGCCGACCACCGCGCGTTCTGCCGAGAGACCGTCCCCGACGTCATCCACCGCATGCTCCAGGGACTCGAGCATCCCGCCTACGTCACCGGCCGCCGGTGGGACGTCCTGGCGTGGAATGCCGCCGCGGCCGACCTCTTCATGGACTTCGGCCGGCTGGCCGAGGCGGATCGCAACGTCCTCGTCTACGTGCTGAGCGATCCGGGCGCCCGGCGCATCTTCGGCGCGTCCTGGGCCGACGAGGCCAGGCGCATGGTGGCCCAATTCCGGGCGACGCATGACCTCTGGGCCGACGATCCCGCGTTCCTCGAGCTGCTGGAGCGTCTGCGGAGCAAGAGCCCCGAGTTCGCGCTCTGGTGGGAGGCACACGACATCCGCCAGGTCGCGGCCGGCCAGAAGCTGCTGAACCATCCCCAGAAGGGCGCGCTGCGCTTCGAGTACGCGAGCTTTCAATCCAATGACAATCCCGCGCTGAAGCTGGTCATCTACACGCCGGGGTGA